From the Macaca thibetana thibetana isolate TM-01 chromosome 12, ASM2454274v1, whole genome shotgun sequence genome, one window contains:
- the LOC126932164 gene encoding LOW QUALITY PROTEIN: chloride intracellular channel protein 1-like (The sequence of the model RefSeq protein was modified relative to this genomic sequence to represent the inferred CDS: inserted 2 bases in 1 codon) has product MAEEQPQVELFVKAGSDGAKIGNCPFSQRLFMVLWLKGVTFNVTTVDTKRRTETVQKLCPGGQLPFLLYGTEVHXDTSKIEEFLEAVLCPPRYPKLAALNPESNTAGLDIFAKFSAYIKNSNPALNDNLEKGLLKALKVLDNYLTSPLPKEVDETSAEDEGVSQRKFLDGNELTLADCNLLPKLHIVQVACKKYRGFAIPEAFRGVHRYLSNAYPREEFVSTCPDDEEIELAYEQVAKALK; this is encoded by the exons ATGGCTGAAGAACAACCGCAGGTCGAATTGTTCGTGAAGGCTGGCAGTGATGGGGCCAAGATTGGGAACTGCCCGTTCTCCCAGAGACTGTTCATGGTACTGTGGCTCAAGGGAGTCACCTTCAATGTTACCACCGTTGACACCAAAAGGCGGACCGAGACAGTGCAGAAGCTGTGCCCAGGAGGGCAGCTCCCATTCCTGCTGTATGGCACTGAAGTGCA AGACACCAGCAAGATTGAGGAATTTCTGGAGGCAGTGCTGTGCCCTCCCAGGTACCCCAAGCTAGCGGCTCTGAACCCTGAGTCCAACACTGCTGGGCTGGACATATTTGCCAAATTTTCTGCCTACATCAAGAATTCAAACCCAGCACTCAATGATAATCTGGAGAAGGGACTCCTGAAAGCCCTGAAGGTTTTAGACAATTACTTAACATCCCCCCTCCCAAAAGAAGTGGATGAAACCAGTGCTGAAGATGAAGGTGTCTCTCAGAGGAAGTTTCTGGATGGCAACGAGCTCACCCTGGCTGACTGCAACCTGTTGCCAAAGTTACACATAGTACAGGTGGCGTGTAAGAAGTACCGGGGATTCGCCATCCCCGAGGCCTTCCGGGGAGTGCATCGGTATTTGAGCAATGCCTACCCGCGGGAAGAATTCGTTTCCACCTGTCCAGATGATGAGGAGATCGAGCTCGCCTATGAGCAAGTGGCCAAGGCCCTCAAATAA